One segment of Oscillospiraceae bacterium MB08-C2-2 DNA contains the following:
- a CDS encoding Lrp/AsnC family transcriptional regulator — MDTIDAKIISILQKNARTPLKQIAEQVYLSSPAVSARIDTLEKKGIINGYMAVVDHLQLGYHITAFINLEMTPKQKPEFYPFIRKYPNVLECNCVTGMYSMLIKVAFRSTMELDTFIGRLQHFGNTSTQIVFSTSVFPRGIEIAPDDCT; from the coding sequence ATGGACACTATTGATGCAAAAATAATATCAATCCTGCAAAAAAATGCCAGAACCCCTCTCAAACAGATTGCAGAGCAGGTTTATCTTTCATCGCCTGCGGTTTCCGCCCGGATTGATACGCTGGAGAAAAAGGGAATTATCAATGGTTATATGGCGGTGGTGGATCATTTGCAGTTGGGTTATCATATAACCGCCTTTATCAATCTGGAGATGACCCCCAAGCAAAAGCCGGAATTTTATCCGTTTATCCGCAAATATCCCAATGTTTTGGAATGCAACTGTGTTACGGGAATGTATTCCATGCTGATCAAGGTGGCCTTCAGAAGCACCATGGAGCTGGATACCTTTATTGGCCGCCTTCAGCATTTTGGCAACACCTCCACCCAGATTGTATTTTCCACCTCGGTTTTTCCCCGGGGCATTGAGATCGCCCCGGACGACTGCACCTAA
- a CDS encoding low molecular weight protein-tyrosine-phosphatase translates to MFRILFVCHGNICRSPMAEFVMKDMVEKQGLEDQFSIASAATSREELGNPVHRGTQAKLRECGISTKGKYATQLTKQDYSQYDYLIGMDSRNVANMHRIVGEDPEHKIFRLLDLSHQPRDIADPWYTGDFDATYADVTEGCELLLDFVLKKNPLMH, encoded by the coding sequence ATGTTCAGGATATTATTTGTCTGCCACGGCAACATTTGCCGTTCCCCTATGGCAGAATTTGTAATGAAGGATATGGTGGAAAAACAGGGGTTGGAGGATCAGTTTTCCATTGCCTCGGCTGCCACCAGCCGGGAGGAGTTGGGTAACCCGGTGCATCGTGGAACCCAAGCCAAGCTAAGAGAGTGTGGTATTTCCACCAAAGGGAAATACGCTACCCAGCTGACCAAGCAGGATTATTCCCAATACGATTACCTGATCGGAATGGATAGCCGCAATGTTGCCAATATGCATAGAATTGTCGGTGAAGACCCGGAGCACAAGATTTTCCGTCTGCTGGATCTTTCCCACCAGCCACGGGATATTGCCGACCCATGGTATACCGGCGATTTTGATGCTACCTACGCAGATGTAACAGAGGGCTGCGAACTTCTGCTGGATTTTGTGCTGAAAAAGAACCCTTTAATGCATTAG
- a CDS encoding aspartate aminotransferase family protein, with protein sequence MLMEELPRIITETVPGPKASAIIERRAKATPAALRCLYPCVINRGEGAMVEDVDGNYFLDWIGGVGVLNLGYSRPEVVKAVQEQAERYFHCMLNIVTHEGYIELAEKINSIAPVRGEKKQTFFVNSGAEAVENAVKVAKAYTKRPNIIVFTGAFHGRTTLAMAMTAKKAYAKDMGSLPGGVFRAPYPYLYRKPTGMTDQQAIDYCIEKLRDVFEEATPADQVAAIVFEPVQGEGGFIPAPLEWVREVRKICDEYGILMVADEVQNGFCRTGRMFASCEWAEGGFAPDIITMAKSIAAGLPLGAVCARAEIMDGVPAGVIGGTYGGNPLACAASLKTIEIMEKEDYAGKARAIGDKLKSVYEGLKAQYPVIGDVRGLGAMVGVEIVKDPITKEPYPELVNRLMAYCAQHGLLIENAGRYGNVLRFLAPLIITPKQLDAGLAIVENALQECQ encoded by the coding sequence ATGCTGATGGAGGAACTGCCCAGAATTATTACAGAAACGGTTCCCGGCCCCAAGGCCAGCGCCATTATTGAGAGAAGAGCCAAGGCCACGCCGGCAGCCCTCCGCTGCCTGTATCCCTGTGTGATCAATCGGGGCGAAGGTGCAATGGTAGAGGACGTGGACGGCAACTATTTTCTGGATTGGATTGGCGGTGTGGGTGTTCTCAATCTGGGTTATTCAAGGCCGGAAGTAGTGAAGGCCGTGCAGGAGCAGGCAGAGCGGTATTTTCACTGTATGCTCAACATTGTCACCCACGAAGGCTACATTGAGCTGGCGGAAAAAATCAACTCCATTGCCCCTGTTCGTGGAGAAAAGAAGCAGACCTTTTTTGTCAACAGCGGGGCAGAGGCTGTGGAAAATGCTGTGAAGGTGGCCAAAGCTTATACAAAGCGCCCCAATATCATTGTTTTCACGGGGGCTTTTCATGGAAGAACCACCCTTGCCATGGCCATGACTGCCAAAAAAGCCTATGCCAAGGATATGGGATCGCTTCCTGGCGGGGTTTTTCGTGCACCTTATCCCTATCTTTACCGCAAGCCCACAGGCATGACCGATCAACAGGCCATTGATTACTGCATTGAGAAGCTTCGGGATGTTTTTGAAGAAGCAACCCCTGCAGATCAGGTGGCCGCCATTGTTTTTGAGCCTGTACAGGGTGAAGGCGGCTTCATTCCGGCGCCGTTGGAATGGGTGCGGGAGGTTCGCAAAATATGCGATGAATACGGCATCCTGATGGTTGCAGATGAAGTGCAGAACGGCTTTTGCAGAACCGGCCGCATGTTTGCCTCCTGTGAATGGGCTGAGGGCGGTTTTGCTCCCGATATCATCACCATGGCCAAATCCATTGCGGCCGGGCTTCCTCTTGGAGCGGTCTGCGCTCGGGCGGAAATCATGGATGGTGTGCCTGCCGGTGTCATCGGAGGAACCTATGGCGGCAACCCCCTTGCCTGCGCCGCCAGCCTGAAAACCATTGAAATCATGGAAAAAGAGGACTATGCCGGCAAAGCCAGAGCCATTGGGGATAAGCTGAAAAGCGTATACGAGGGCTTGAAAGCACAATACCCGGTGATCGGCGATGTAAGAGGCTTGGGAGCTATGGTGGGCGTTGAGATTGTCAAGGACCCCATAACCAAGGAGCCTTACCCCGAGCTGGTCAACCGGCTCATGGCCTATTGCGCTCAGCATGGGCTTCTCATCGAGAATGCGGGCCGATATGGGAATGTCCTCCGCTTTCTTGCGCCGCTCATCATTACACCGAAGCAGCTGGATGCAGGTCTTGCCATTGTGGAGAATGCGCTGCAGGAATGTCAATAA
- a CDS encoding rhomboid family intramembrane serine protease has product MNWLNRLNRKWGRYGIDSLMIYVTVTMLAIYLTQWILNIPIYQYLYFSRPLILSGQIWRVVTFLFLPPVSSSFLLVLISLYFFYFIGNSLEDTWGRFYFTVYYLLGAVGAIIAGFISGIGDNTYLNLSLFLAFAQLFPDFEVRVFFLFPLKVKYLAYLDWGLFALSFIFGGWSSRAAILMSMVHFFVFFGPDIWRRFQTRRKYGPARRKFRQQNRDNPFNY; this is encoded by the coding sequence ATGAACTGGCTTAATCGACTGAATCGAAAATGGGGCCGCTATGGCATTGACAGCCTGATGATTTATGTGACGGTGACTATGCTGGCCATTTATCTTACCCAATGGATTCTGAATATTCCCATTTACCAGTATCTTTATTTTTCCCGGCCGCTTATTCTTTCCGGGCAAATCTGGCGGGTTGTTACTTTTTTGTTTTTGCCTCCTGTGAGCAGTTCCTTCCTGCTGGTGCTCATTTCGCTCTATTTCTTTTATTTTATCGGCAACTCGCTGGAGGATACATGGGGGCGGTTCTATTTTACCGTTTATTACCTCCTGGGCGCTGTGGGAGCCATTATAGCCGGATTTATCAGCGGCATCGGCGACAATACCTACCTGAACCTTTCACTGTTTCTGGCTTTTGCCCAGCTCTTTCCGGATTTTGAGGTGCGGGTTTTCTTCCTCTTCCCCCTCAAGGTAAAATATCTGGCCTATCTGGATTGGGGCCTCTTCGCCTTATCCTTTATCTTCGGCGGTTGGTCTTCCCGTGCTGCCATTTTGATGTCTATGGTGCATTTCTTTGTCTTTTTTGGCCCCGATATCTGGCGGCGCTTCCAGACCCGCAGAAAATACGGCCCCGCTCGCCGGAAATTCCGCCAGCAGAACCGTGACAATCCCTTTAACTATTAG
- a CDS encoding M28 family peptidase: MKKLLQCMALTTALLLVLTSCGTQGKQEEPKEVQTQALTLAQAQDTFLQNVDVDYSFALAKKMEEIRSNKALGYRTAGSQAELETGDMLKAEMEAIGLSDVTKDAFTLDTWTFETAQLTYPTADGTEKTVELGGYQTNFSTGDPKTYTIVDGGQGTEADLKELDVKDKLVLIDINQRENWWINYPAYEASLHGAAAVVAAQNSGYAEISGDALNAQDICGPEDAPAFSISRNDANAIRAIMQAQNVKEITVTLNAKSKVERDGTSYNIVGTIPGKDPDSIVLMSAHYDSYFAGFQDDNAAIALMMGIAKAMVQSGYQPEKTLVFCAMAAEEWGVANTRYDWSTGAYNQIFRNRPEWVGKVVADINFELPAMNEGETDQIRTSYELKTFIEEFKSVVPAVEGVFPGGIETIVPIQTWSDDFSLSIAGVPSSVTALRGGFAQTHYHSQFDNEDTYSKEAFLFHHNMYGLLMLAYDRCAISPLDFFTRLNALRESLNSELLSAAKLEGGASAAEALTSALDQADSAAQAAWAKVKETNQAYLAALDAGDEAKAAELYTQSRTRNAQALAAFKYAEDQLVRLTWEDVSIFPHEHSQNNLQALDATIAALESGDATTPLDEYLYLVDNNWYAYDWSRQTYNYFTDYALNQPADRLMWGAGRLQGHVDLFDLIRSLMEKGDGADYTRELETLKAARSSESENLVQQVSQELAALEGLTARLSEMAQ; encoded by the coding sequence ATGAAAAAGCTTCTACAATGCATGGCATTGACCACAGCCCTGCTGCTTGTGCTCACCTCGTGCGGCACCCAAGGCAAGCAGGAAGAACCCAAAGAGGTGCAGACCCAGGCGCTGACACTGGCCCAAGCGCAGGATACCTTTTTGCAGAATGTGGATGTAGACTACTCCTTCGCGCTGGCGAAAAAAATGGAAGAAATCCGATCCAACAAGGCGCTTGGCTACCGCACCGCAGGCTCACAGGCCGAGCTTGAAACAGGCGATATGCTCAAGGCCGAAATGGAAGCCATTGGCCTTTCCGACGTTACCAAGGATGCATTCACACTGGATACCTGGACTTTTGAAACAGCACAGCTTACTTATCCCACAGCCGACGGTACAGAAAAAACCGTGGAGCTGGGTGGGTATCAAACCAATTTTAGCACAGGCGACCCCAAAACCTACACCATTGTTGATGGCGGTCAGGGGACAGAGGCAGACCTGAAAGAGCTGGATGTAAAAGATAAGCTGGTGCTGATTGATATAAACCAGCGGGAAAACTGGTGGATTAATTATCCCGCTTACGAAGCCTCACTGCATGGCGCCGCCGCAGTGGTTGCCGCTCAAAATAGCGGTTACGCTGAAATCAGCGGCGATGCCCTCAATGCGCAGGATATTTGCGGCCCGGAGGATGCCCCGGCCTTCTCAATCAGCCGCAACGATGCCAATGCCATTCGGGCCATCATGCAGGCACAAAATGTCAAAGAAATCACCGTCACCCTCAACGCCAAAAGCAAGGTGGAGCGGGATGGCACATCCTATAATATTGTGGGCACCATCCCCGGTAAAGACCCGGATTCCATCGTGCTGATGAGTGCACATTACGATTCCTACTTTGCGGGTTTTCAGGATGACAATGCCGCAATTGCCCTCATGATGGGGATCGCCAAGGCTATGGTGCAAAGCGGCTACCAGCCCGAGAAAACACTGGTGTTCTGTGCCATGGCGGCCGAAGAATGGGGTGTGGCCAACACCCGTTACGATTGGTCTACCGGTGCTTATAACCAAATCTTCCGCAATCGGCCCGAGTGGGTGGGCAAGGTGGTGGCGGATATTAACTTTGAGCTGCCCGCTATGAACGAAGGAGAAACCGATCAGATTCGCACCTCCTATGAGCTGAAAACCTTTATTGAGGAATTCAAAAGCGTTGTTCCGGCTGTAGAGGGCGTGTTTCCCGGCGGAATCGAGACAATTGTTCCCATTCAAACATGGTCGGATGATTTCTCTCTTTCCATTGCCGGTGTCCCTTCTTCGGTCACGGCTCTGCGGGGCGGCTTTGCCCAAACTCATTATCACAGTCAATTTGATAATGAGGATACCTACAGCAAAGAAGCCTTTTTGTTCCACCATAATATGTATGGATTGCTGATGCTGGCTTATGACCGCTGTGCCATATCGCCGCTGGATTTTTTCACCCGCCTGAATGCCTTGCGGGAAAGCTTGAATTCTGAGCTGCTTTCTGCCGCGAAGCTTGAGGGAGGCGCCTCTGCCGCCGAAGCGCTGACCAGTGCGCTGGATCAGGCAGACAGTGCCGCACAGGCCGCTTGGGCCAAGGTGAAAGAAACCAATCAGGCCTATCTGGCCGCTTTGGATGCCGGTGATGAGGCCAAGGCAGCTGAGCTGTATACCCAAAGCCGTACCCGCAATGCACAGGCCCTTGCCGCCTTTAAATATGCCGAGGATCAGCTTGTGCGCCTGACATGGGAGGATGTTTCCATTTTCCCCCACGAGCACAGCCAAAACAACCTGCAGGCTCTGGATGCGACTATTGCGGCACTGGAAAGCGGCGATGCAACCACCCCACTGGATGAATACCTCTATTTGGTTGACAACAACTGGTATGCCTATGACTGGAGCCGCCAAACCTACAATTACTTCACGGATTATGCGCTGAATCAGCCTGCCGACCGTCTGATGTGGGGTGCAGGCCGCCTGCAGGGGCATGTAGACCTCTTTGATTTGATTCGCTCCCTGATGGAAAAAGGCGACGGCGCAGACTATACCCGAGAGCTGGAGACTCTCAAAGCGGCACGCAGCAGCGAGAGCGAAAACCTTGTGCAGCAAGTCTCTCAGGAGCTGGCCGCTTTGGAAGGGCTTACCGCACGGCTCTCGGAAATGGCCCAATAA
- a CDS encoding MurR/RpiR family transcriptional regulator, with product MLEQTIYDYEYLNRIKEHYPVYSESEKKIADFFLENVQPENMKQISSMSAVELAEATATSSATIIRFCRALGFKGLTELKYYINKGILSPHRRGKPLTADDSMSVVRQKVGNTNKIAIDDTILLLDDKDLSLAVEKIAEARQILMASEGGSGCSAKLAELMFMQLGLNCQYPEDGFLQILYANQLATKDVMIAISHSGRASNTIDLVKYAKKRGIFVIGITSIVNAPLAKLSDIILYTSSMEQEYFSNTAAARICEISVISILHSALLQRSESHIASESKIHHLYEMKRIKPSR from the coding sequence ATGTTGGAACAAACTATTTACGACTATGAATATTTAAACAGAATCAAAGAGCACTACCCTGTTTACAGCGAAAGCGAAAAAAAAATAGCAGACTTCTTTTTGGAGAATGTTCAGCCCGAAAATATGAAACAGATTTCATCCATGTCTGCAGTGGAGTTAGCCGAAGCCACCGCTACCAGCTCGGCTACCATTATCCGTTTCTGCCGTGCTTTGGGCTTTAAAGGGCTCACTGAGCTCAAGTATTATATCAACAAAGGTATTTTGTCTCCCCACCGCCGCGGCAAACCCCTGACAGCCGATGATTCCATGAGCGTGGTGCGCCAAAAGGTGGGCAACACCAACAAAATTGCCATTGATGATACCATTCTCCTGCTGGATGACAAGGATTTAAGCCTTGCCGTGGAGAAGATCGCCGAGGCCAGGCAAATTCTCATGGCTTCCGAAGGCGGCTCCGGCTGCTCTGCCAAACTGGCGGAGCTGATGTTTATGCAGCTTGGGCTGAATTGTCAATATCCTGAGGATGGATTTCTGCAAATACTGTATGCAAACCAGTTGGCCACAAAGGATGTCATGATTGCCATTAGCCACAGCGGGCGGGCTTCCAATACCATTGATCTGGTGAAATATGCGAAGAAGCGGGGCATCTTTGTTATCGGAATTACAAGCATTGTCAATGCGCCGCTTGCTAAGCTGAGCGATATTATCCTTTATACCAGCAGTATGGAGCAGGAATACTTCAGCAACACCGCCGCTGCCAGAATCTGCGAGATCAGCGTGATTTCAATTCTGCACAGTGCACTGCTGCAGCGTTCGGAAAGCCATATTGCCAGTGAAAGTAAGATTCATCATCTTTATGAAATGAAGCGTATAAAGCCTTCCCGATAA
- a CDS encoding ABC transporter substrate-binding protein, which translates to MNKNKKSTLLLVVLLSLALLVSLTACVSGGSPSPATSSTPAPSSSAGSSAGSSAAASSQVPVASGEPVKIGLIAAKTGVNQAVGIFSQEGAQYAVDEINASGGILGRPVELVIEDEVDNLQASVNAATKLMERDDLVAIIGSPYSQNTLAIMPQIAEAKVPFITGGSGDAIAAEGNPYVWQPRNHDSVAAGAIAKYAHDTIGIKNPAILYCTLPTTQAGGFDIRTAYKEKFGIDVPDNMMFGYTEDEKNFGPIIAQVMASGADGILSFSNENPHTLLSLAIADAGCTLPRVASSTVTSSVVIKNAGKAADGWIAVADWSPYLGTPAASKFQEGFLAKYGHDTERPIAVSYDSVHLIRLACENAGTVDDLDAINKGFEKIEGYQGVLGDMTYKEDHGFLSAIFFVEIKDSKATMIDAVKYR; encoded by the coding sequence ATGAATAAAAACAAAAAGTCAACTTTACTTTTGGTCGTTCTATTGTCTCTAGCTCTGCTGGTTTCCTTAACAGCCTGCGTCTCCGGCGGTTCCCCATCTCCGGCAACAAGCAGCACTCCCGCCCCAAGCTCCAGCGCAGGTTCCAGTGCAGGTTCCAGTGCAGCTGCCAGCTCACAAGTGCCTGTCGCCAGCGGCGAACCGGTGAAGATCGGCCTGATCGCAGCCAAAACCGGTGTTAATCAGGCAGTCGGTATTTTCTCACAGGAAGGCGCACAATACGCTGTAGATGAGATCAATGCCTCCGGCGGTATTCTGGGCCGCCCGGTGGAACTGGTGATAGAAGATGAGGTTGATAACCTGCAGGCCTCGGTAAATGCAGCCACCAAGCTGATGGAACGGGATGATCTGGTTGCTATTATCGGGTCTCCTTACTCCCAGAATACATTGGCCATTATGCCGCAGATCGCAGAGGCCAAGGTGCCGTTTATTACGGGTGGTTCCGGCGATGCCATTGCCGCAGAAGGCAATCCCTATGTTTGGCAGCCCCGCAACCATGACAGCGTAGCGGCCGGTGCCATTGCCAAATATGCCCACGATACCATTGGCATCAAAAACCCGGCTATCCTCTATTGCACACTGCCCACCACACAGGCTGGCGGATTCGACATCCGCACAGCGTATAAAGAAAAATTTGGCATCGATGTTCCCGACAATATGATGTTTGGCTACACAGAGGATGAAAAGAACTTTGGCCCTATCATTGCACAGGTTATGGCTTCCGGGGCGGATGGCATTCTTTCTTTCTCCAATGAAAATCCACATACACTGCTCAGCCTTGCCATTGCCGATGCAGGCTGCACCCTGCCTCGGGTCGCAAGTTCCACCGTTACCTCCAGCGTGGTTATCAAAAATGCAGGAAAAGCTGCAGACGGCTGGATCGCTGTGGCAGACTGGTCTCCCTATTTGGGAACCCCGGCCGCATCAAAGTTCCAAGAAGGCTTTTTGGCCAAATACGGCCACGATACCGAGCGCCCCATTGCTGTATCCTATGATTCTGTTCATTTGATTCGGCTTGCCTGTGAAAACGCCGGCACAGTTGACGATCTGGACGCCATCAATAAAGGCTTTGAAAAAATTGAGGGTTATCAGGGTGTGCTGGGTGATATGACATATAAAGAAGATCACGGCTTCCTTTCCGCTATCTTCTTTGTGGAAATCAAAGATAGCAAGGCAACTATGATCGACGCTGTAAAATACCGCTGA
- a CDS encoding branched-chain amino acid ABC transporter permease yields the protein MSFNVVLTVFLNGLAMGMVYALVAMGIILLVRAIGVLNFAQGELLMLGAYITFALQVQMELPIWVVVPVALISFAVIALIFMFTIYWPLRDASYPTAIIIATMGASIVIKEIAMLVWGGLPLRMPPLLENEATGGALLVNIAGVNVSWQLILTAVVGMVIIGLVFFIFEKLYAGKMIQAASQDKFAAELMGIPTIVTTAATYIISITLAGVGGFMVGPIFTVNVTLGTLLLRAFAGVIIGGLGNIKGAIIGSVLVGLIESTAAVRWSTYKDAVIFLVLLAFLVVRPQGLFGMKIKDKA from the coding sequence TTGAGTTTTAATGTAGTTTTAACGGTTTTTCTCAATGGGTTGGCCATGGGTATGGTGTATGCGTTGGTGGCGATGGGTATTATCCTGCTGGTGCGGGCAATCGGTGTTTTGAATTTTGCGCAGGGTGAGCTTCTGATGTTGGGTGCTTATATCACCTTTGCTCTGCAAGTTCAAATGGAGCTGCCGATCTGGGTTGTAGTCCCCGTTGCGCTGATTTCCTTTGCTGTGATCGCACTGATTTTTATGTTTACAATCTACTGGCCACTGCGGGACGCCAGCTATCCCACTGCTATTATTATTGCCACCATGGGTGCTTCGATTGTCATTAAAGAGATTGCTATGCTGGTTTGGGGCGGGCTGCCGCTGCGCATGCCTCCGCTGTTGGAAAACGAAGCCACCGGTGGTGCTCTGCTGGTGAACATCGCTGGGGTAAATGTTTCCTGGCAGCTGATTCTGACCGCTGTGGTAGGTATGGTGATTATCGGCTTGGTATTCTTTATTTTCGAAAAACTCTATGCGGGAAAAATGATTCAGGCGGCTTCTCAGGATAAATTTGCTGCCGAGTTGATGGGCATTCCCACCATTGTGACCACGGCGGCCACCTATATTATTTCCATTACGTTGGCGGGTGTTGGCGGATTTATGGTCGGCCCCATTTTTACCGTGAATGTAACACTGGGAACTCTGCTGCTGCGGGCCTTTGCCGGTGTTATTATCGGGGGGCTGGGCAACATCAAGGGAGCCATTATCGGCTCGGTTCTGGTGGGGTTGATTGAATCTACAGCGGCTGTTCGCTGGTCAACCTACAAAGACGCTGTGATTTTTCTTGTGCTGCTGGCGTTTCTTGTGGTGCGTCCGCAGGGTCTGTTTGGAATGAAAATTAAAGATAAGGCATAG
- a CDS encoding branched-chain amino acid ABC transporter permease, which yields MKSQKKKIKISALVVLAVSLMFAIFIPVMFQGYSLMVVNISLIYAIITLGISIMLGMGGQLSFGGLAFMGYGAYFVANVCTGRLGFKIPTLLALVLAPIFCAVLAYMIGLILLKLKDTYFTFATIALVQVSFSFFMNYRPLFGGPDGISGIPNLSVGGYELKDNNHWFYFLIGVLVVLAIIVERIRTSAFGRALASVRDNDTAALTLGVDVYKTKVKAFAIAGMLGGFAGALYVMQGNFVASDLFAYNNATQFIIMAMVGGINNTFGSIVGSVLITILPEAFRSLERYLQLFYGLAVILLMVFMPMGLSGMSQQLGKWLRRLIWNPSAKKAGGAKQ from the coding sequence GTGAAATCACAGAAGAAAAAGATCAAAATATCCGCCCTGGTGGTTTTGGCAGTCAGCCTTATGTTTGCTATTTTTATTCCGGTTATGTTTCAGGGTTATTCGCTGATGGTGGTGAATATCTCGTTGATTTATGCCATTATCACGCTGGGTATTTCCATCATGCTGGGCATGGGTGGGCAGCTTTCTTTCGGTGGGCTTGCGTTTATGGGCTACGGCGCTTATTTTGTAGCCAATGTTTGCACCGGGCGGCTGGGCTTTAAAATCCCAACACTGCTGGCACTGGTGCTGGCGCCCATCTTCTGCGCAGTGCTTGCCTATATGATCGGGCTGATTCTGCTCAAGCTCAAGGATACATATTTCACTTTTGCCACCATTGCGTTGGTGCAGGTGAGCTTCTCCTTCTTTATGAACTATCGCCCCCTCTTTGGTGGGCCGGATGGTATTTCCGGTATTCCCAACCTTTCGGTGGGTGGGTATGAACTCAAGGATAACAACCACTGGTTCTATTTTTTGATCGGGGTATTGGTGGTGCTGGCCATTATTGTGGAGCGCATTCGCACCAGTGCCTTTGGCAGGGCGCTGGCCTCGGTGCGGGATAACGATACGGCGGCGCTCACTTTGGGTGTGGATGTATATAAAACCAAGGTTAAGGCCTTTGCTATAGCAGGGATGCTGGGCGGCTTTGCTGGTGCACTTTATGTTATGCAGGGGAATTTTGTTGCATCCGATCTGTTTGCTTACAACAACGCCACACAGTTTATTATTATGGCAATGGTGGGCGGCATCAACAACACCTTTGGCAGTATTGTAGGCTCTGTTTTAATCACAATCCTGCCGGAAGCCTTCCGCAGTCTGGAACGGTATTTGCAGCTGTTCTATGGCCTTGCCGTTATTCTGCTGATGGTGTTTATGCCCATGGGGCTCAGCGGAATGAGCCAGCAGCTTGGTAAATGGCTGCGCCGCCTTATATGGAACCCATCTGCCAAAAAAGCAGGAGGTGCAAAGCAATGA
- a CDS encoding ABC transporter ATP-binding protein — MSEILRLEHVDKHFGGLHVTNDVSFKVETGHVTGLIGPNGAGKSTLMNIISGIYIQDSGSLYFDGTEVTKVPPFARARMGIGRTFQTPRFLKRSNIRDNLLLGCDLAEQKSFLKSFFSHQKMDFEEELERYMKVAGFTLDLDSDITSLTYGQQKLLEIVRSLLAHPRLILVDEPAAGLNDKEKEDAMALINIAAEQGMGVLLIEHSMDMIMNMCADIVVINFGQIIATGCPEAVSSNEEVIEAYLGKDIDG; from the coding sequence ATGAGCGAAATACTGCGCCTTGAGCATGTCGACAAGCACTTTGGCGGCCTGCATGTTACAAACGATGTTTCCTTCAAGGTGGAGACCGGACATGTGACCGGGCTTATCGGTCCCAACGGCGCCGGCAAATCCACCCTGATGAATATTATCAGCGGCATTTACATTCAGGATTCCGGCAGCCTGTATTTTGATGGCACCGAGGTAACCAAGGTACCGCCCTTTGCCCGGGCACGTATGGGGATTGGCAGAACCTTTCAGACACCGCGGTTTCTAAAGCGCTCCAACATCCGGGATAATCTGCTGCTTGGATGTGATCTGGCCGAGCAAAAAAGTTTTCTCAAGAGCTTTTTCTCCCATCAAAAAATGGATTTTGAGGAGGAGCTGGAGCGGTATATGAAGGTGGCTGGTTTCACGCTGGATTTGGACAGCGACATCACCTCGCTGACCTATGGTCAGCAAAAGCTGCTGGAAATTGTTCGCTCTCTGCTGGCACATCCCCGCCTGATCTTGGTGGATGAACCGGCGGCGGGGCTCAACGATAAGGAAAAAGAGGATGCTATGGCGTTGATCAATATTGCCGCCGAGCAGGGGATGGGTGTTCTGCTCATTGAGCATTCCATGGATATGATTATGAACATGTGCGCCGATATTGTGGTGATTAACTTTGGGCAAATAATTGCAACAGGGTGCCCCGAGGCCGTTTCCTCCAATGAGGAAGTGATCGAGGCATATCTGGGAAAGGATATCGATGGTTAA